The following coding sequences are from one Bacteroidales bacterium window:
- a CDS encoding TetR/AcrR family transcriptional regulator: MKTSDAKYDTILKTGRSLFWKYGFKRVSIEEICREAGISKMTYYKFFPNKIELARKIYDNEADRGIREFKLFMSEEGSPAEKMMRMLKLKQEGTNDISKEFLADFYNNPELGLKEHIEQVNRRLWKEIMDDFRNAQKKGLFRKDIKPELILYFAEKMMDMINDPLLISMYEKPQDMVMELATFFVFGISPKN; encoded by the coding sequence ATGAAAACGTCTGATGCAAAATACGACACGATTTTGAAGACCGGAAGGTCACTGTTCTGGAAATACGGATTTAAAAGGGTATCCATTGAAGAAATTTGCAGGGAAGCCGGTATAAGCAAAATGACCTATTATAAATTTTTCCCCAATAAAATCGAACTGGCGCGGAAAATTTATGACAACGAGGCGGATCGCGGAATCCGTGAATTCAAACTTTTTATGTCCGAGGAAGGTTCGCCTGCTGAAAAAATGATGAGGATGCTGAAACTTAAGCAGGAAGGAACCAATGACATCAGTAAGGAATTCCTTGCTGATTTTTACAATAACCCTGAACTCGGACTTAAAGAACATATCGAACAGGTTAATCGCAGGCTATGGAAAGAAATCATGGACGATTTCAGGAATGCCCAGAAAAAAGGGCTTTTCAGAAAGGATATCAAGCCTGAGCTCATCCTGTATTTTGCAGAAAAAATGATGGACATGATCAATGATCCGCTTCTGATCAGTATGTATGAAAAACCTCAGGATATGGTAATGGAACTGGCCACCTTTTTTGTATTTGGCATTTCTCCGAAAAATTAA